A genomic region of Cannabis sativa cultivar Pink pepper isolate KNU-18-1 chromosome 1, ASM2916894v1, whole genome shotgun sequence contains the following coding sequences:
- the LOC115705242 gene encoding pleiotropic drug resistance protein 1: protein MEVGDLYKAGNSLRSSKGSSVWRGNNNNKDEFFSKSRREDDIDDEEALTWAALEKLPTYDRLRKGILTTSKGKPTEVDVINLGSKERKDLLRRLVNVADEDNESFLLKLKQRIQTVGIDLPTIEVRYENIKVEADVHVGSRALPSFINFCVNILEMLVSFLPILKSKKKHVTILDDVSGAIKPGRLTLLLGPPNSGKTTLLLTLAGKLASELKFSGRVTYNGHEMNEFIPQRTAAYISQHDVHIGEMTVRETLSFSARCQGVGTRYDMLAELSRREKEANITPDPDIDVFMKAASAEGQESSVITDYIIKILGLEGCADTMVGNEMLRGISGGQKKRVTTGEMLVGPAGALFMDEISTGLDSSTTFQIVNSLKQFAHIFEETIVISLLQPAPETYDLFDDIILLSDGQIVYQGPRENVLEFFELTGFKCPERKAIADFLQEVTSRKDQAQYWARSDQPYKFVTVNEFVEAFQSFHVGKKVVEHLSIPFDKTKSHPAALTTKPYGLNKMELLKACMSREFLLMKRNSFVHIFKIVQLGILGLISATIFLRTKMHHKTLQDGSIYLGALFFSTLMIMFNGLSEVPMTIVKLPVFYKQRDLQFFPAWAYALPSMIYKAPVAFIEVLVWMTITYYSIGFDPYFGRVVKLYVLFVIINQMASGLFRAIASIGRSMIIANTFGAFALLLLFVLGGFVLSRDFIKGWWIWGYWISPLMYGQTGVVVNEFNGNKWKHVPPNSTETLGVQVLKARGFFTDSYWYWLGFAALSAYVVIFNFVYTLALTYLNPLEQRQAVSNENSESGDIQNDEEGEVIEMTQRPKNMGENQSKKKGMILPFEPHSICFDDVCYSVDMPQEMKGQGVVEDKLVLLKSVSGSFRPGVLTALMGVSGAGKTTLMDVLAGRKTGGYIEGDIRISGYPKKQETFARISGYCEQNDIHSPYVTVYESLLYSAWLRLPSEVDMDTRKMFIEEVMELVELVPLRQALVGLPGVNGLSTEQRKRLTIAVELVANPSIIFMDEPTSGLDARAAAIVMRTVRNTVDTGRTVVCTIHQPSIDIFEAFDELFLLKIGGEEIYVGPLGRHSCHLINYFEAIEGVSKIKEGYNPGTWMLEVSSSAQEMALGVDFANIYKNSDLYKRNKELIKELSTPAPGSKDLYFPTQFSRSLYTQCIACLWKQRQSYWRNPLYTAVRFMFTTFIALMFGTMFWDLGSKRSNKQDLTNALGSMYSAVLFIGVQNSSSVQPVVGVERTVFYREKAAGMFSAFPYTFGQVVVEIPYIICQAVVYCLIVYAMMGFEWTAVKFFWYLFFTFFSMLYFTFYGMMAVGITPNNHVASIISAAFYSIWNLFSGFIVPRTRIPIWWRWYYWACPTAWTLYGLLVSQYGDVEDVMDAETGETVKQYLKSYLGYKHDFIGVVAMVNVFYGLLFGGIFALSIKVLNFQNR from the exons ATGGAGGTGGGAGATCTGTATAAAGCTGGAAACAGCTTGAGAAGTAGTAAGGGTTCATCAGTGTGGAGaggcaataataataataaagatgaGTTTTTCTCAAAGTCTAGAAGAGAAGATGATATAGATGATGAAGAAGCTCTTACTTGGGCTGCACTAGAAAAGCTTCCAACTTATGATCGTTTAAGAAAAGGGATTTTGACTACTTCTAAAGGAAAGCCAACAGAGGTTGATGTAATCAATCTTGGTTctaaagaaagaaaagatttGCTTCGTAGATTGGTTAATGTTGCTGACGAAGATAATGAATCTTTTTTGTTGAAGCTCAAACAACGCATCCAAAC gGTTGGAATTGACCTTCCCACTATTGAAGTGAGATATGAGAATATTAAGGTGGAGGCAGATGTTCATGTGGGAAGTAGAGCTTTACCTTCATTCATTAACTTCTGCGTTAATATACTCGag aTGTTGGTAAGCTTTCTGCCAAtattaaaaagcaaaaagaaACATGTGACCATACTTGATGATGTTAGTGGAGCCATAAAACCAGGAAG ATTGACATTGCTGTTGGGACCTCCAAATTCTGGCAAAACCACACTTTTATTGACTCTAGCAGGAAAGCTTGCCTCTGAATTAAAG TTTTCTGGAAGAGTGACATATAATGGACATGAAATGAATGAGTTCATTCCTCAAAGAACAGCTGCTTATATCAGTCAACATGATGTTCATATTGGAGAAATGACTGTAAgagaaactctctctttttcagCAAGATGCCAAGGAGTTGGAACTCGTTATG ACATGCTCGCTGAATTGTctagaagagagaaagaagcAAATATCACACCGGATCCAGATATTGACGTCTTTATGAAG GCAGCTTCAGCAGAAGGCCAAGAATCAAGTGTGATCACAGATTATATTATTAAG ATTCTTGGCTTGGAAGGATGTGCTGATACAATGGTAGGGAATGAAATGTTGAGGGGTATCTCTGGAGGACAAAAGAAACGTGTCACAACTG GGGAGATGCTCGTCGGGCCAGCAGGGGCATTGTTCATGGATGAGATTTCAACTGGCTTAGATAGTTCAACTACATTTCAGATTGTGAACTCACTCAAGCAATTTGCCCACATCTTTGAAGAAACCATTGTCATCTCTTTACTACAGCCTGCACCAGAGACTTATGATCTTTTTGATGACATCATTCTTTTATCTGATGGTCAGATTGTGTATCAGGGTCCACGTGAAAATGTGCTTGAGTTCTTCGAATTAACTGGTTTTAAATGTCCAGAAAGGAAGGCTATTGCTGATTTTCTTCAAGAG GTAACATCAAGAAAAGACCAGGCTCAATATTGGGCAAGGAGTGACCAACCTTACAAGTTTGTAACTGTCAATGAATTTGTTGAAGCATTCCAGTCGTTTCACGTTGGAAAGAAAGTAGTTGAACATCTTTCAATTCCATTTGACAAAACCAAGAGCCACCCAGCTGCTTTGACAACAAAACCCTATGGTCTCAACAAGATGGAGCTCTTGAAAGCATGCATGTCAAGAGAATTCTTACTCATGAAAAGAAATTCCTTCGTCCACATCTTCAAGATTGTGCAA CTTGGTATATTGGGGCTGATTTCTGCCACAATATTCCTGAGAACTAAGATGCATCACAAAACTTTACAAGATGGTTCAATCTACCTTGGTGCTTTGTTCTTCTCCACGTTGATGATTATGTTCAATGGATTGTCTGAGGTACCTATGACCATTGTCAAGCTTCCAGTGTTTTACAAGCAAAGAGATCTTCAATTCTTCCCTGCTTGGGCGTATGCTCTTCCATCAATGATTTATAAGGCCCCTGTTGCTTTTATTGAAGTACTAGTTTGGATGACCATTACATACTACAGCATTGGGTTTGATCCGTATTTTGGAAG GGTTGTTAAGCTATATGTTCTCTTTGTCATTATTAATCAGATGGCCTCAGGACTGTTTCGAGCTATTGCGTCAATTGGTAGGAGCATGATCATAGCCAACACATTTGGGGCATTTGCCTTGCTATTGCTTTTCGTACTAGGCGGTTTTGTGTTGTCTAGAG ATTTCATCAAAGGTTGGTGGATTTGGGGTTACTGGATATCACCATTGATGTACGGTCAGACTGGAGTTGTAGTTAACGAGTTCAATGGAAACAAATGGAAACAT GTTCCACCAAACTCAACAGAAACTCTTGGGGTTCAAGTTTTAAAAGCACGAGGATTCTTTACTGACTCATATTGGTACTGGCTTGGGTTTGCGGCGCTGAGTGCATATGTTGTCATTTTCAACTTTGTGTACACTTTGGCTCTCACTTACCTTAATC CACTAGAGCAGAGACAAGCTGTTTCGAATGAAAATTCTGAGAGTGGTGATATCCAAAATGACGAAGAAGGAGAAGTCATTGAAATGACGCAAAGACCAAAAAACATGGGTGAAAATCAGAgtaaaaaaaaaggaatgaTTCTTCCATTTGAACCGCATTCTATTTGTTTTGATGATGTTTGTTACTCAGTGGACATGCCTCAA GAAATGAAGGGTCAAGGTGTGGTTGAGGATAAATTGGTTCTGCTGAAGAGTGTTAGCGGTAGCTTTAGGCCTGGTGTCTTAACAGCACTGATGGGAGTTAGTGGAGCTGGTAAAACCACATTGATGGATGTGCTTGCTGGTAGAAAAACTGGTGGATATATTGAAGGCGATATTCGAATTTCGGGTTACCCAAAGAAGCAAGAAACATTTGCACGAATTTCTGGATATTGCGAGCAAAATGACATCCACTCACCTTATGTTACTGTTTATGAGTCACTCCTATACTCAGCGTGGCTTCGTTTGCCGTCTGAAGTTGATATGGATACCAGAAAG ATGTTCATTGAGGAAGTGATGGAGCTTGTGGAACTCGTTCCACTTAGACAAGCATTAGTTGGATTGCCTGGGGTGAATGGTCTCTCAACTGAGCAGAGAAAAAGGTTGACAATTGCAGTTGAGTTAGTGGCAAACCCTTCTATAATATTCATGGATGAACCAACTTCAGGACTAGATGCCAGGGCTGCTGCTATTGTTATGAGAACGGTTAGGAACACAGTGGACACTGGCAGAACTGTTGTGTGCACAATTCATCAACCAAGTATTGACATCtttgaagcctttgatgag TTATTTCTATTGAAGATTGGAGGAGAAGAGATATACGTGGGACCATTAGGCCGCCATTCTTGCCATCTAATCAACTATTTTGAG GCTATTGAAGGTGTGAGTAAAATCAAAGAAGGTTACAATCCAGGAACTTGGATGTTAGAGGTTTCGAGCTCAGCACAAGAAATGGCTTTGGGTGTTGATTTCGCCAACATTTACAAGAATTCAGACCTATACAA GAGAAACAAAGAACTGATCAAAGAATTGAGCACTCCAGCTCCTGGCTCTAAGGATCTTTATTTCCCAACTCAGTTCTCACGATCTTTGTACACTCAATGCATTGCTTGCTTATGGAAACAACGACAGTCATACTGGCGAAACCCGCTTTACACTGCTGTTAGATTCATGTTTACCACTTTCATAGCCTTGATGTTTGGCACAATGTTTTGGGACTTGGGATCTAAAAG GTCCAATAAACAAGATCTCACCAACGCATTGGGATCCATGTACAGTGCTGTTCTGTTTATTGGTGTCCAAAATTCATCATCTGTACAACCAGTAGTTGGCGTAGAAAGAACAGTATTTTACAGAGAAAAGGCTGCAGGAATGTTTTCAGCTTTTCCTTATACATTTGGACAG GTGGTAGTTGAAATTCCATATATTATCTGTCAAGCTGTAGTTTACTGTTTGATAGTATATGCAATGATGGGTTTCGAATGGACTGCTGTAAAGTTCTTTTGGTatctcttcttcaccttcttttCGATGCTTTACTTCACTTTCTATGGCATGATGGCTGTGGGAATCACTCCAAATAATCACGTTGCTTCTATTATTTCGGCTGCCTTCTACTCAATATGGAACCTTTTCTCTGGATTTATCGTTCCTAGGACT AGGATACCGATATGGTGGAGGTGGTACTACTGGGCTTGTCCAACAGCGTGGACCTTGTACGGACTGTTAGTATCACAGTATGGAGATGTTGAAGATGTGATGGATGCCGAAACAGGTGAAACTGTGAAACAATACTTGAAAAGCTATCTTGGATACAAACATGATTTCATTGGAGTTGTTGCCATGGTCAATGTCTTCTATGGTTTGCTCTTTGGAGGCATCTTTGCCTTGTCTATTAAGGTTTTAAATTTTCAGAATAGATAG